Proteins from a single region of Pithys albifrons albifrons isolate INPA30051 chromosome 10, PitAlb_v1, whole genome shotgun sequence:
- the NSUN4 gene encoding 5-cytosine rRNA methyltransferase NSUN4, which yields MAALGGQGRAAAALLRRGPGPAAVLGAGPRRHRHQHKEKWATTAPRIPSTRLALHHFDTTYSLHLRELWPSVRAGLLCEQKYGALLNNFSAPSHVIQELELLNATDFISEALRKAQQSQRGAAAREAMRGSWEGSVEGGTVMQTETMTEAETSPLLPFCASINPKIKCYTFPRGDITRFCPARPDTLGLLGYYLMDAASLLPVLALDVQQDDLVLDLCAAPGGKTLALLQTGLCVSGGHLAANDVSISRTKRLHQILHNYVPKEVRETVSVTSYDGRDWKDIEGGTFHKVLVDVPCTTDRHSAMEEDNNIFHKRRTKERQMLPMLQLQLLMAGIRSTKPGGEVVYSTCSLSPLQNECVIERAVEIAETEFNINIHVVDLSHFRTLFQDTFSFFSDCRLGELVLPHLTANFGPMYFCKLRRM from the exons ATGGCGGCGCTGGGCGGGCAGGGGCGGGCGGCGGCCGCGCTGCtgcggcggggcccggggccGGCAGCGGTGCTGGGAGCGGGGCCGCGCCGGCACCGGCACCAGCACAAGGAGAAGTGg GCTACCACAGCCCCCCGCATCCCGTCCACACGGCTGGCCCTGCACCACTTCGACACGACCTACAGCCTGCACCTGCGGGAGCTGTGGCCCTCTGTCCGTGCTGGCCTGCTCTGCGAGCAGAAGTACGGTGCCCTCCTCAACAacttctctgctcccagccatgTCAtccaagagctggagctgctgaatgCCACTGATTTCATTTCTGAAGCCCTCCGAAAGGCACAGCAATCACAGCGGGGTGCAGCTGCAAGGGAAGCAATGAGAGGCTCCTGGGAGGGCTCTGTTGAGGGCGGGACTGTGATGCAGACAGAGACAATGACAGAGGCAGAGACATCACCACTGTTACCATTTTGTGCCTCCATCAACCCCAAAATCAAGTGTTACACCTTCCCCAGGGGAGACATCACACGCTTTTGCCCTGCACG GCCAGACACTCTGGGGCTGCTTGGTTATTATCTCATGGATGCAGCATCTCTCCTGCCTGTCCTGGCGCTTGATGTGCAGCAGGATGACCTTGTCCTTGACCTCTGTGCGGCTCCAGGTGGCAAGactctggctctgctgcagactGGGCTTTGTGTAAGTGGAG ggcatcTGGCAGCCAATGACGTCTCCATTTCCCGGACAAAGAGGCTGCACCAGATTCTCCATAACTATGTTCCCAAAGAAGTCAGGGAAACTGTGAGTGTCACATCCTACGACGGAAGGGACTGGAAGGACATAGAAGGTGGCACTTTCCATAAG gtgctggtggATGTGCCCTGCACGACAGACAGGCACTCTGCCATGGAGGAGGACAACAACATCTTCCACAAGAGGCGAACCAAGGAGCGTCAGATGCTGCCCATGCTGCAGCTGCAACTGCTGAT ggctgggatccgCTCTACCAAGCCAGGAGGAGAGGTGGTGTATTCCACGTGctccctctccccactgcaGAATGAATGTGTGATTGAGAGAGCAGTAGAAATTGCAGAAACCGAGTTTAACATCAATATCCATGTTGTGGACTTGAGCCACTTTCGGACACTCTTCCAGGACACGTTTTCCTTCTTCTCAGATTGCCGGCTGGGGGAGCTTGTTCTGCCTCACCTCACAGCCAACTTTGGACCTATGTATTTCTGCAAATTACGTCGGATGTAG
- the UQCRH gene encoding cytochrome b-c1 complex subunit 6, mitochondrial, giving the protein MGRHGEPEEEEEELVDPLTTVREHCEQTEKCVKARERLELCDARVTSRSQTEEQCTEELFDFLHARDHCVAHKLFNKLK; this is encoded by the exons ATGGGGCGGCACGGAGAGCCCGAG gaggaagaggaagagctgGTG GATCCCTTAACCACGGTGCGGGAGCACTGCGAGCAGACGGAGAAATGCGTGAAGGCGCGGGAGCGGCTGGAGCTGTGTGATGCGCGGGTGACCTCCCGGTCCCAGACGGAGGAGCAGTGCACGGAGGAGCTCTTCGACTTCCTGCACGCCAGGGACCACTGT GTTGCTCACAAACTTTTTAATAAACTGAAGTGA